A segment of the Streptomyces sp. P9-A2 genome:
GGGGGTGGTAGGCGTGCGCGGAGACCGCGTGCTGCTCCGGGGACTCGTTGAGCACCTCGTGCACATGGTGCCGTCCGAAGGCGCGGCCCTGGCCGGCCGTCAGCCGGCGCCCCCGGTCCACGCCGTCGTTCAGCTCCAGCGTCTTCCAGCCGTCGGTGGGCAACCGCACGGAGAGCGAGTTCTCCTTCAGCTCACCCGACGCGGTCATGAAGGCCCCGAGGGATTCCCCGTGGTCGTGCCAGCCGGTGCCCGTGCCGGGCGGCCAGCCGATCAGCCAGGCCTCGCTGCCCCCGGGACCGTCGAGCCGCACCCAGGTGCGGCCCTCCGGATCGAGCGGCAGTGAGGCGACCAGGTCGACGTCGGCGGCGACGCGTCGTACGAAGTCGAGGAGGTCCGCCTGCGAAGGGCCGGCGGTAGGAGCGGAGGCCGTACCCGGGGCGGCGCCCGGGCCGGGAGCCGCCCCGGACAAGGGGACCGCGGAAGACGTGGGGAGGGCAGAGGGGAGGGCAGGGGAAGCAGACACGTGGCACCGTCCTGAGGAAAGGTTCGCGGAGCGCACACGGCGGCAGCGGCATGAAAGCGGCGCGCGGTGCGCGAGCAGGAAAACGCGAGTTCAGAAGGACGGGCGACACACGCAGCCCGCATAGCGGAGGAGGTCCATATGGACCCTCCGCCACAGGCGTACACAGGTGTCGGTCACGGACCGGAGTAGACCACGACGCCGTACGCGGATCAACTCGCCGTCAGCATGCGGACAGCCGCGGAGAGTCGTGGACGGCCGTGGACACGGCGATGGCGATGAGTCGACAAGATGATGATGCCGCGACGAGGCGAGACGTCGGGCGCCGGCCTCAGCGCGACCCGGCGCCGGTACCGGCGTTGGCCCCGGCCCCCACCCCCGCTCCCGCTTCCGCCCCGGCATCCGTCCCGGCGGCCCCCGCCCCGGAGGACTCCGCCGAAGCCGGTCCGCCGAGCGCCGTTTCGGCCGCCGTGTACAGGGATGCCGGACGGACCCCGCTCAGTGCCGTGACCAGGTGCCCGTCGGGGCGTACCAGCAGCACGGTGTGGGCCGCCGCACCCGGATAGCTCTCCGCGACCAGAAGCTCGGCCGGCTGCGGCAGTGCCGCCACCGCCGACGCGAGCCGGGGCATGATCCCGGCGGACATCCAGTGCCTGCGTTCCCACACCCCCGTGCCCGGCGCGATCAACACCACCAGCAGTGCCCCCCGGCCGAGCCGGCCCCGCAGCCGGACGAAGGTGCCGTCCTCCGCCGTGACCCGTACGTCGGTGACCGGTGCCCCGACCGCCGTGTCCACGGGGACTTCGCCCTCGAGGGGCGGGGGTGTGAGGGGGGAGTCGGTGTGCATGCCCGGCGCGCCCAGCGTCCCCTGTCCCAGGTGCCCCTCCATCAGGAACGCGTCATGACCGCGGGCAGCGCCGGGAACGTAG
Coding sequences within it:
- a CDS encoding cysteine dioxygenase; translated protein: MSGAAPGPGAAPGTASAPTAGPSQADLLDFVRRVAADVDLVASLPLDPEGRTWVRLDGPGGSEAWLIGWPPGTGTGWHDHGESLGAFMTASGELKENSLSVRLPTDGWKTLELNDGVDRGRRLTAGQGRAFGRHHVHEVLNESPEQHAVSAHAYHPPLPLMRRFSRTGPTLRLEQVERPADWQ
- a CDS encoding putative leader peptide, translated to MPGRKRERGWGPGPTPVPAPGRAEAGARRLASSRHHHLVDSSPSPCPRPSTTLRGCPHADGELIRVRRRGLLRSVTDTCVRLWRRVHMDLLRYAGCVCRPSF